A region from the Triticum urartu cultivar G1812 chromosome 1, Tu2.1, whole genome shotgun sequence genome encodes:
- the LOC125509106 gene encoding membrane steroid-binding protein 1-like → MAVAELWETLKQAILAYTGLSPTAFFTAVAVAAALYHVVSGIFAPPPPPRQRPREEPEAEPLPPPVQLGEVDEEELRQYDGSDPKKPLLMAIKGQIYDVTQSRMFYGPGGPYALFAGKDASRALAKMSFEPQDLNGDTSGLGPFELDALQDWEYKFMSKYVKVGTIKKAAPAEDGTTSKSPETNEAVTTEAETEKAPEHKPREVSSEEVKEKEATADAVSAES, encoded by the exons ATGGCGGTGGCGGAGCTCTGGGAGACGCTGAAGCAGGCGATCTTAGCGTACACGGGGCTGTCCCCGACGGCCTTCTTCACCGCCGTGGCGGTCGCCGCCGCGCTGTACCACGTCGTGTCGGGGATcttcgcgccgccgccgcctccccggcAGCGGCCGCGCGAGGAGCCCGAGGCGGAGCCGCTCCCTCCTCCCGTGCAGCTGGGCGAGGTCGACGAGGAGGAGCTCCGGCAGTACGACGGGTCCGACCCCAAGAAGCCTCTCCTGATGGCCATCAAGGGTCAGATCTATGACGTCACGCAGAGCAG AATGTTCTACGGACCTGGTGGACCTTATGCCCTATTTGCTGGCAAAGACGCCAGCAGAGCTCTAGCCAAGATGTCTTTCGAGCCCCAGGACCTGAACGGTGATACCTCTGGCCTCGGGCCGTTTGAGCTCGATGCACTGCAAGACTGGGAATACAAGTTCATGAGCAAGTATGTGAAGGTCGGTACCATCAAGAAGGCAGCTCCCGCAGAAGACGGCACCACAAGCAAATCCCCAGAAACAAATGAAGCAGTCACCACCGAGGCAGAGACCGAGAAGGCACCTGAGCACAAGCCAAGGGAGGTGAGCTCGGAGGAGGTAAAAGAGAAGGAAGCCACAGCCGATGCAGTCAGCGCCGAGAGCTAG